From Deinococcus malanensis, the proteins below share one genomic window:
- the pdxR gene encoding MocR-like pyridoxine biosynthesis transcription factor PdxR, whose protein sequence is MAGARVRALNIPELLPAQTGETLHARVARSLRQAVTQGYWPEGSRLPGHRVLAAGLGVSRNTLVDALDQLQAEGYVTAQGRSGTRVSAALQPVSPVRHPPTLPLSAWATRALAGQEQDVGGDYVVDFRVGQPVPELYPEAAWTQALARRAGHGSADAQVLRDPLGPLDTRRALAAYLNAERGARVTPDMIMLTGGTQSALDALARVFLEPGRSSAIEAPTYPGAWAALAATGAQVVDVPVDAQGLDPVALPGQATLLYITPGCQYPTTVTLPFSRQRAVIDWAEQTGAFILEDDYAADLHHTGRPPTVMQGLLPDRVLLLGSFSKSLAPVTRSGFLVAPEAVTRVLAGTRPLTDRVPGVLDALALGDILASGAYSRHLRRARQTLRHRHTVLVDALDSAFPTWQITPARAGLHVYVCLPQDVTAGEVLAHAAGRGVAMSPAGATGRSQAVLMAFGHLEPHQIRDGVARLV, encoded by the coding sequence ATGGCTGGAGCGCGAGTTCGAGCGCTGAATATCCCGGAACTGCTGCCTGCACAGACCGGAGAAACCCTTCACGCTCGGGTCGCCCGCAGTCTGCGTCAGGCGGTGACCCAGGGATACTGGCCCGAAGGCAGCCGTCTGCCGGGCCACCGTGTGCTGGCAGCTGGACTCGGGGTGTCGCGCAACACCCTGGTCGATGCCCTGGATCAGCTGCAGGCGGAAGGCTACGTCACGGCCCAGGGCCGCAGCGGAACACGGGTGAGTGCCGCCCTGCAGCCCGTCAGCCCGGTCCGGCATCCTCCCACCCTGCCCCTGAGTGCCTGGGCGACCCGCGCCCTGGCTGGTCAGGAACAGGATGTGGGAGGCGACTATGTGGTGGACTTCCGGGTGGGTCAACCGGTGCCTGAGCTCTACCCGGAGGCTGCCTGGACGCAGGCCCTGGCCCGCCGGGCGGGGCATGGCAGTGCCGACGCGCAGGTGCTGCGCGACCCCCTGGGCCCACTGGACACGCGCCGCGCGCTGGCGGCGTACCTGAATGCTGAGCGGGGTGCGCGGGTGACCCCCGACATGATCATGCTGACCGGCGGTACCCAGTCGGCGCTGGACGCGCTGGCCCGGGTGTTTCTGGAGCCCGGCCGGAGCTCAGCCATCGAGGCGCCGACCTACCCGGGAGCCTGGGCAGCGCTGGCCGCGACCGGGGCCCAGGTGGTCGACGTACCGGTAGATGCCCAGGGCCTGGATCCCGTCGCTCTGCCTGGGCAGGCCACCCTGCTCTACATCACACCCGGGTGTCAGTACCCCACCACCGTGACCCTGCCGTTTTCCCGGCAAAGGGCGGTCATAGACTGGGCGGAGCAGACGGGGGCGTTCATTCTGGAAGATGATTACGCTGCCGATCTGCACCACACTGGACGCCCGCCAACTGTGATGCAGGGGCTCCTGCCGGACCGGGTACTGCTGCTGGGGAGCTTTAGCAAGAGTCTGGCACCGGTGACGCGGAGTGGATTTCTGGTGGCGCCGGAGGCTGTCACCCGTGTGCTGGCAGGCACCCGCCCCCTGACCGACCGCGTACCGGGGGTACTGGACGCGCTGGCCCTGGGAGACATTCTGGCATCCGGCGCCTATTCGCGGCATCTGCGCAGGGCCCGCCAGACGCTGCGCCACCGACATACGGTCCTGGTTGACGCTCTGGATTCAGCGTTCCCCACGTGGCAGATCACGCCCGCACGCGCTGGTCTTCATGTGTATGTCTGCCTCCCACAGGATGTGACTGCCGGCGAGGTACTGGCGCATGCTGCCGGGCGGGGGGTCGCCATGTCTCCTGCGGGTGCTACGGGAAGGTCGCAGGCGGTACTCATGGCCTTTGGTCATCTCGAGCCACACCAGATCAGGGACGGAGTGGCTCGCCTGGTGTAA
- the rpsT gene encoding 30S ribosomal protein S20, protein MALRHKSAQKRHRQSLKRRMINRSRKSTIKTFTKQAVAAATTGENLAAAQSKAESLIDKAAKGSTLHKNAAARKKSRLAKAINRAKAAQQS, encoded by the coding sequence ATGGCCCTTCGTCACAAGTCCGCACAGAAACGTCACCGCCAGAGCCTCAAGCGCCGCATGATCAACCGCAGCCGCAAGAGCACCATCAAGACCTTCACCAAGCAGGCTGTGGCCGCCGCCACCACCGGTGAAAACCTTGCTGCTGCCCAGAGCAAGGCTGAAAGCCTGATCGACAAGGCCGCCAAGGGCAGCACGCTGCACAAGAACGCTGCCGCCCGTAAGAAGAGCCGTCTGGCCAAGGCGATCAACCGCGCCAAGGCCGCCCAGCAAAGCTGA
- the recX gene encoding recombination regulator RecX: protein MYRSRRARTPEEGLAPGADARATDSPKRRTPPTPEEAREALMAYAFRALAGRALTEAELRTKLERRSDDAVLVAEILDRVRELGYQDDSQVARAENARRGVGAFRVRQTLKRRGVEEALIEDTLAARDPQAEAQEVRDLLERRWSSFARKRDAAASAYAFLARRGYSGALIWPAIREQQAQAGLDVSDLPEDDD, encoded by the coding sequence ATGTACCGTTCCCGCCGTGCACGCACGCCCGAGGAGGGGCTGGCCCCAGGTGCTGATGCCCGGGCCACAGACAGTCCGAAGCGCCGGACCCCACCGACACCCGAGGAAGCCCGCGAGGCACTGATGGCCTACGCTTTCCGGGCTCTTGCCGGGCGTGCCCTGACCGAGGCTGAGTTGCGTACAAAGCTGGAGCGCCGAAGCGACGACGCGGTGCTGGTCGCCGAGATTCTGGACCGGGTGCGTGAGCTCGGGTATCAGGATGACAGTCAGGTCGCGCGCGCTGAGAATGCCCGGCGGGGGGTCGGCGCCTTCAGGGTCCGGCAGACGCTCAAGCGGCGGGGAGTGGAAGAAGCCCTGATAGAGGACACGCTCGCAGCCCGGGATCCCCAGGCCGAGGCCCAGGAGGTCCGTGACCTGCTGGAGCGGCGCTGGTCGTCGTTTGCCCGCAAGAGGGACGCCGCAGCGAGCGCCTATGCCTTCCTGGCCCGGCGAGGGTATTCCGGAGCGCTGATCTGGCCGGCCATCCGTGAGCAGCAGGCGCAGGCGGGTCTGGACGTTTCCGACCTCCCCGAGGACGACGATTAG